The Weissella confusa DNA window GCCGCCGTGCTAGATGATATTTTAGCGTTGCTATTGGTGACGGCCTATGCTGCCTTTATCGGCGGATCAGGACTGGGATTAAACACGGTGATGCCGATTATTGCGTTTGCAATTGGTGTATTGCTTCGTCAGTTACCAAAGTCAGATAAGCTGTTGCATACGACTGAGTTGTTTGGCGAATGGACAGTGTTCCCAATTTTCTTTGGATCAATTGGGCTTAACGTCGTCTTTCATAACTTGGCTGAAACATGGTGGATTATGGTCTTGCTAACGGCCTTGGCGGTGGCTACAAAGTACTACGGTGCCGGATTCGGTGCGCGTATGGCGCGACTGGACAAGCACACCAGTAACGCAATTGGCGCGGGGATGGTATCGCGTGGTGAAATGGCGCTGGTAATTGCCCAAATTGGGGCAACTGGCCACATTCTATCGAACCAGGTGTTTGGTGAAATGGTCATTGTTATCATTGCGTCAACGATTATTGCACCTTTGATGATGCGTCCGTTGATTGCGAAAGTTAAATAGAAACAATAAAAAACAGGACCTGAGAACTCGTTGCGAGTCATCAGGTCCTGTTTAATGTTGTATCTTACAATGGGTCAACGTCGTAACGCTTCGTACGCAACTCTTGCTTTTGTGCCTTAGTTGGCTTGAACAAGAAGTCGAAGTAGGCTGCGCGCCAGTCATCGAAAGAAATAGCCAATTCAGCAATGTCTTCAGGAATGTCGGCACGTGGGATACGGTCGATGTCTGGGTGCTCAGCAACGTAGCTTTCCATCCAGTCAGCAATCTTAGCGTGACCTTCGTTTTCCTTTTCAACGTTGAACCAGTTCGTTGTCTCGTAGTGAATCAAGTCATCTTCAACGTCGAACAATTCCATCGTTCCGTGAACACGGAATGGACGAATCAACTTAACGTCTGGGTTGAACTTCCAAACGAAGTTACCAGGCGCAGTTTCTTCAACGTCTTCAAGTTGCACGACAGCACCAGCCATGTTTGATGGCAAACCAGCTTGCTTCAATGCGTATGATGTAACGACCAAGTCGCCACGGTGATCAGTTCCAAATGGGTAAACCACACCAATCTTTGATCCGACCAAGATGTCGATCAAGACTTGTGGTTCCATACCAACAGCCTTCATAGGATGTATCTCACTTTCAAATAAATAGATGTCTATTTATTTTAACAAAACTCTGGGAAAATGTCAGAAATGAATTCGAATTAGTTTACATATAACGCCTAACTTCTGGTAAACTAGAGTAGACAGAAAATGGGTTTACTGACGGCATGTCAGTTGAACAACGGCTTTGCCAGCGCTGTGGCATCGGACTACCTTAGGTTGATGCAGCTGATGCAAAGAGATATATGGAGAAAATAATATGACACACAAAATTGGAGAAATCATCTCAGCCAAGGTGACGGATGAGAACGACAAGTATTACTACGCACAAATTGACGGTTTGACATACGAAATCGACAAGAGTGAATTGCAAAAGCCATTGAAGATTGGTGGCGTTGTAACTGGATTTGCATACGAGAACGAAAAGCACAACTTGCAAATCACGAAGAATATTCCTGACGTTCGTCTTGGCCACTATGCATGGGGTGAAGTAACGGATATTCGTCGTGACCTTGGTGTCTTCGTGAATATCGGTTTGCCAAACAAGGATGTGGTTGTGTCACTTGATGAGTTGCCAACAATTAAGGAATTGTGGCCACAACGCGGTGACAAGTTGATGATTACGTTGCGCATTGATAAGAAGGATCGTTTGTGGGGTGAATTGGCCTCAGCTGACATCCTGCAAGCTGTGCGTATTCCAGCTAAGCCTGATATGAAGAATAAGCAAGTTAAGGCGACAGTTTACCGTTTGAAGATGGTTGGAACGTTGGTTATCACACCAGATTACAACTTCGGCTTTATTCACCCGGACGAGCGTCAACGCGAACCACGTCTTGGTGAAGAAGTTGATGCACGTGTTATCGGTGTACGCGAAGATGGTGTGTTGAACTTGTCATTGCGTCCACGTGCTCACGAGGCAATTTCAGATGACGCAGCGATGTTGTTGGCGTTGTTGCAACGTTCATCAACGCACAGCTTGCCATTTACTGATAAGTCAGATCCAAAGCAAATTAAGAAGTACTTTGGTATGTCAAAGTCACAATTCAAGCGTGCAGTCGGAAACTTGTACAAGCAACGTAAGATTACGCAAAACGAGAATGGATTGTTCTTGGTAGAAGAAAGCGACGGCGAATAAGATGTTACATCAGGTAGGTCGATATGAAGATAATATGGTTGACTTCCTGCACTATCTGACGGTGGAGCGGGGGTTGTCAGCCAATACGCGGGCATCCTATCAGCAAGACCTGCGTCATTTCTTTACGTATTTAATTGAAAAAGAAAAGTCGATGCCGTTGGCGAATATCGACCGCTTCACGATTATGGCCTTTCTCGGTGAGTTAGAGAAAAACGGTAAGTCACGTAATACGGTCATTCACATGGTGTCGACATTACGAAAGTTTTTCCAATTTGCGACCAGTAATAACTGGGTGGCGATTGATCCAATGACACAAGTTGATCCGCCCAAAAAAGCGCAACATCTGCCAGCTGTATTAACACTGGCTGAAGTTGAAGCATTGCTGGCTGTGCCTGACCCCAACACACCGTTGGGGTTACGTAACCGGACGATGCTAGAGGTGATGTATGCGACTGGTTTGCGTGTAAGCGAGTTGGTTAATTTACGCTTGGATAATTTGCACCTAGAACTTGGCTTGATTCAAACGCTTGGAAAAGGTGACAAAGAACGCATTATTCCGATTGGGGATGTTGCGTCGCACTGGTTGCAACGATATCTAACCGATGGGCGACCATTTCTTGGTAAGCAACAAGATGAACAAGTGATTTTCTTAAATGATCACGGCCATCAATTGACACGCCAAGGCGTCTGGAAGCTGATTAAAGGCTGGGTGACGGCGGCAGGTATTACCAAGGATGTCTCACCACACACGTTGCGTCACTCGTTTGCGACGCACATTTTGGAAAACGGTGCTGATTTACGCATTGTGCAAG harbors:
- a CDS encoding cation:proton antiporter, whose translation is MEILMMLGLLVVTLGFGWIAGKLGFAKVVGQLIAGVVVGPALLGFVEPSHLMHVVSEFGVMLLMVNAGLETDARQLLQNFKASNLVALMGVVAPLAVFPVVALLFGYEWQIALFWGVVFAATSISITISVLGEQGKLGTVMGAVVLGAAVLDDILALLLVTAYAAFIGGSGLGLNTVMPIIAFAIGVLLRQLPKSDKLLHTTELFGEWTVFPIFFGSIGLNVVFHNLAETWWIMVLLTALAVATKYYGAGFGARMARLDKHTSNAIGAGMVSRGEMALVIAQIGATGHILSNQVFGEMVIVIIASTIIAPLMMRPLIAKVK
- the xerD gene encoding site-specific tyrosine recombinase XerD translates to MLHQVGRYEDNMVDFLHYLTVERGLSANTRASYQQDLRHFFTYLIEKEKSMPLANIDRFTIMAFLGELEKNGKSRNTVIHMVSTLRKFFQFATSNNWVAIDPMTQVDPPKKAQHLPAVLTLAEVEALLAVPDPNTPLGLRNRTMLEVMYATGLRVSELVNLRLDNLHLELGLIQTLGKGDKERIIPIGDVASHWLQRYLTDGRPFLGKQQDEQVIFLNDHGHQLTRQGVWKLIKGWVTAAGITKDVSPHTLRHSFATHILENGADLRIVQELLGHADISTTQIYTHISNKRLTEVYGKSHPRA
- a CDS encoding S1 RNA-binding domain-containing protein translates to MTHKIGEIISAKVTDENDKYYYAQIDGLTYEIDKSELQKPLKIGGVVTGFAYENEKHNLQITKNIPDVRLGHYAWGEVTDIRRDLGVFVNIGLPNKDVVVSLDELPTIKELWPQRGDKLMITLRIDKKDRLWGELASADILQAVRIPAKPDMKNKQVKATVYRLKMVGTLVITPDYNFGFIHPDERQREPRLGEEVDARVIGVREDGVLNLSLRPRAHEAISDDAAMLLALLQRSSTHSLPFTDKSDPKQIKKYFGMSKSQFKRAVGNLYKQRKITQNENGLFLVEESDGE